Proteins from a genomic interval of Quercus lobata isolate SW786 chromosome 11, ValleyOak3.0 Primary Assembly, whole genome shotgun sequence:
- the LOC115968618 gene encoding uncharacterized protein LOC115968618, translating into MNPNQFVRILVGNLGVKFPIASKPSFSGVHPSTSPCFCKISLKNFPTQFTTVPLITQENQIHSHDNSLAACFTLDKTHIDKFLKKQKNPILLIEIYTGRRGTTCGLNSGKLLGTVPVEIDLGAVETRASNILQGWVGIGNNNKKGSSAQLYLSVKAEPDPRFVFEFGGEPECSPQVYQVHGSVRQPVFSCKFSFRNMADQISLPSEQSNSTSCKHRKGWQISVHDLSGSVVAMASMVTRFVPSPGSPGRVSQSSPGVWLIFRHGDVACDPWGRLEAWRERRGPDAIGYRFHLFSGPDTTSEIAAGTLSSKSGGKFCVDKTSSVTAMDTPRGSWDFGSGSWNGSRPASRSESGSGFELGSAALHQLYRGFVMSSTVRKAGKSGKPTVEVGVKHVTCTEDAAAFVALAAAMDLSMDACGSFSKKLRKELRQQ; encoded by the exons ATGAATCCGAACCAGTTTGTACGAATCCTTGTAGGAAATCTTGGAGTGAAATTTCCCATAGCTTCCAAACCCTCCTTCTCTGGTGTCCACCCTTCTACCTCTCCATGTTTCTGCAAGATTAGTCTCAAGAACTTTCCCACCCAATTCACCACAGTCCCTCTAATCACTCAAGAAAACCAAATCCACTCCCATGACAATTCCTTAGCGGCTTGCTTCACTTTGGACAAAACCCACATCGACAAATTCCTCAAGAAGCAGAAAAATCCAATCTTGTTGATCGAAATCTACACAGGGAGGAGAGGCACAACTTGTGGTTTGAACAGTGGGAAGCTATTGGGGACAGTCCCTGTAGAGATCGATCTGGGTGCTGTGGAGACAAGGGCTAGTAACATTCTCCAAGGTTGGGTTGGCATTGGAAACAATAACAAGAAGGGCTCGTCTGCGCAATTGTACTTGAGCGTTAAGGCTGAGCCAGACCCAAGATTTGTTTTTGAGTTCGGTGGAGAACCAGAGTGTAGTCCTCAAGTCTATCAAGTCCATGGGAGTGTTAGACAACCTGTGTTCTCTTGCAAGTTCAGTTTCAGAAACATGGCCGATCAAATTTCGTTACCAAG TGAACAAAGTAATTCAACCAGTTGTAAACACAGAAAGGGATGGCAAATAAGCGTGCACGACTTGTCGGGTTCAGTGGTGGCGATGGCCTCAATGGTCACACGGTTTGTGCCGTCCCCCGGGTCGCCGGGGCGGGTCAGCCAATCAAGCCCCGGGGTGTGGCTCATTTTTCGCCATGGGGATGTGGCGTGTGACCCGTGGGGCCGCCTCGAGGCGTGGCGGGAGCGCCGGGGCCCCGACGCCATTGGCTACCGCTTCCACCTCTTCTCGGGTCCCGACACCACCTCCGAGATCGCCGCGGGGACTCTCAGCTCCAAGAGTGGCGGGAAATTCTGTGTGGACAAAACCTCTAGTGTCACTGCAATGGACACCCCAAGAGGAAGTTGGGATTTCGGATCTGGGTCATGGAATGGGTCCAGACCTGCTTCGAGATCCGAATCCGGATCCGGGTTCGAACTCGGGTCGGCAGCATTGCATCAATTGTATAGAGGGTTTGTGATGTCTTCAACGGTGAGGAAAGCGGGGAAAAGTGGCAAACCAACGGTGGAGGTGGGTGTAAAGCACGTGACATGCACGGAGGACGCAGCGGCCTTCGTGGCATTGGCGGCAGCCATGGATTTGAGCATGGATGCTTGCGGGTCTTTTTCGAAGAAGCTCCGAAAGGAATTGAGGCAGCAATAG
- the LOC115969504 gene encoding cilia- and flagella-associated protein 251-like: MFKRSPSRPRSKSVKVKHILQICLLLGVCFWLVYQVKRSHDKKKEFSEKDAKLSVNAQSGGELPRLGRKDLPHLEEVIEKENHQEEEEKVIGGEEEENKPDEEEREEESKLDVEEQEEEENKNEDIEDEERGGGDDEIDENDEEKLGREADHDEEFVDEEKEREEEHDEKDSERSMDKESQVANENFSEDQDHDVGDQNTHEAREENYKGDDASSAVTHDTRTIISETEKVSSENSIEKSEVSILEQEKKLNHTEEINSDQNNLIVKARGDEMTKNGTSLSVTDVEGKGNDNSYNSADSSVTNSTVTTQSGDHPEAINNTSLLNTNAGNNSTEVSTEGHDTAVTGTDTSDSSQQNGTVPVPDSANAHNLTVDVLITGEGVSVQSLKIEETNSSTTVSESNQSDGNSKLSVKIENVEADAGESSISHSNSKSAVSENLTGETENGSGSLATKENADATENDKSDGNTESGRTEESSDNSSRDGTSDSAQHDPIDASDSHIALTEKEVRTDLDTLPDIRTEGDNSEDTAAE, translated from the coding sequence ATGTTCAAGCGATCACCAAGCAGACCCAGATCCAAAAGCGTCAAGGTAAAACATATTCTGCAAATTTGTCTATTACTTGGTGTGTGTTTCTGGTTAGTCTACCAGGTCAAGCGCTCCCATgataaaaagaaggaatttAGTGAGAAAGATGCAAAACTCTCGGTCAATGCACAAAGTGGTGGTGAGCTTCCTAGATTAGGGAGGAAAGATCTACCTCATTTGGAGGAAGTAATTGAGAAAGAGAATCatcaggaagaagaggaaaaagtaATTGGAGGAGAGGAAGAGGAAAACAAGCCAGATGAAGAAGAGCGAGAAGAAGAAAGCAAGCTTGATGTAGAAGAGcaggaggaagaagaaaacaagaatgAAGATATAGAAGATGAGGAAAGGGGAGGTGGAGACGACGAGATAGATGAAAATGATGAAGAGAAATTAGGCAGGGAAGCTGATCATGATGAGGAATTTGTggatgaagagaaagagagggaagagGAGCATGATGAGAAGGACAGTGAGAGGAGCATGGATAAAGAAAGTCAAGTagcaaatgaaaatttttcgGAGGATCAGGATCATGATGTAGGCGATCAGAACACTCATGAAGCACGAGAGGAAAATTACAAGGGAGATGATGCTTCCAGTGCAGTGACTCATGATACCCGGACTATTATCTCTGAAACTGAGAAAGTGAGTTCAGAAAACTCAATTGAGAAATCAGAAGTGAGTATCTTGGAGCAggagaaaaaattgaatcaCACTGAAGAAATTAATAGTGATCAAAACAATTTAATTGTAAAGGCAAGAGGAGATGAAATGACTAAGAATggcacttctttgagtgtaacTGATGTTGAAGGCAAGGGTAATGATAATTCTTACAACTCTGCTGATAGCTCAGTTACAAATTCAACAGTGACAACCCAATCCGGTGATCACCCTGAAGCAATCAATAACACATCACTGTTGAATACCAATGCAGGCAATAACTCAACTGAAGTAAGTACTGAAGGCCATGACACAGCAGTAACAGGTACAGACACTTCTGATTCTTCCCAGCAGAATGGAACGGTGCCTGTACCTGATTCAGCAAATGCTCATAATTTAACAGTGGATGTTTTGATTACTGGAGAAGGTGTGAGTGTGCAAAGCTTGAAAATTGAAGAGACCAATAGCTCTACGACAGTTTCTGAAAGCAATCAATCTGATGGTAATTCAAAGCTTtcagttaaaattgaaaatgtggAAGCAGATGCAGGAGAATCATCTATTTCACATAGTAATTCTAAGTCTGCTGTATCAGAAAACTTAACAGGTGAAACAGAGAATGGCTCTGGGTCTTTGGCAACAAAGGAGAATGCTGATGCTACCGAAAATGACAAGTCAGATGGTAACACTGAATCAGGTAGAACTGAAGAAAGCTCAGACAATTCCTCCAGAGATGGGACTTCAGATTCTGCTCAACATGACCCTATTGATGCTTCGGATTCCCATATTGCCTTGACTGAGAAAGAAGTTCGCACAGATCTGGATACATTGCCTGATATCAGAACAGAAGGGGATAACAGTGAAGACACTGCAGCAGAGTGA